Part of the Thermococcus sp. genome is shown below.
ACGCGCTCAGGTCACTCCTTCTTGAGATTGAGAAGCTCCACTCTCGTTTTGAGTCCGAGTTCTCCAGGCTATATGATGAAAACAACGTCGAAAGCCTCGAGGAGAGACTACGCTCACTGAGGGAGTTATCCCTCAAAAAACTCGAAAAAGCCTCATCCCTCTACCGCGAGCTGGCGAAGTTCGGGGGAAGGCTTGAGGAGCTCTCAAAGGAGCTATACAAAAACGAACACCAGATGAAGTTCAGAATAGAGGAGGTCATCTCCCACATGAGGAGGGAGGAGGACTTCTCGGGAAGGGTTAAGCTTAAGGCCTCGCTGGACAGGCTGATTCAGTTCCACAGGCTCTACGATTACGCAGTAAGGAAGGCCATGGGGGAACTTTCTGGGGAAGTTGAGGGGCTGGCCTTTTTGGGCGAAAACCACAAAAAGGTTCCGGTTGGCATAATGGAGGAAATCTACAAAACTAGGCTGATGGAGGAAAGGCTTGAAACGCTCGTAAGGTTCATTTACAGGCTTTACACTCATCCTTCCGATGTTCACCGAGTTGAGAGAGCTTTAATGGAGTGGCACTCCAAAGGCCTGCTCTGGGTTGAAGCGAGGAATGTGGAAAAGCTCAGCGGGGTGAGAGACGCTGAGGAAATCCTCGAGGGGCTGACTCTCATCGGAGTAGTGGAGAAGAAAATGAGGGGTGGTGAAGGTGTCTACAAGCACAGGGCTTACGGTTAGGATTCGGGGCATCTATTCAACGGCCCTGACGAAGCTGTTCCTTGACAGGGGCTTTGGCATAAGTCAACCAAGCAACAAGATAGTCGAACGCTTCGGGCTCGAAAAGACATACGACGAGTTCGACGTGGACATCTATGACAAGAAGGACAGACATGGTGTTGTTCTCGTTGGAAATGCTGTTGAGGAAGCCAAGGCCGTCCTTGAGGATGAGCTTATCGACGTCTTCTTTAGGAGGCTCTCATACCAGCTCTACGGCATCTACAAGGGTCTCGTCGTTAAAGTTGATGAGAGATACGTTTACGTTGACCTAGGCAGTGCAATAGGGACACTTCCAAAGAGAGAACTTCCCAATGCAAACGAAGGCGACGAGGTTCTCGTTCAGGTGAAGAAGCACAACCTTCTACCACACCTGAGCACGACCCTTACGATACCCGGCGACTACGCGGTTTTGATTCCCAAGCCGATAGGCGTCCAGAGGCACGTGAAGATATCAAGGAAAATAAGGGACAACCAAGAGCGCGAAAGGCTCAGAATCCTTGGCCTGAGCATAGACCTCGGCGAGTGGGGAATCCTCTGGAGGACGGCGGCAGCTTATAAGGACTGGAACACCCTAAGGGACGAGATAGTTCGCCTCTCAAAGCTCGCCGACAGACTTGCCAAGGCGGACACTTACTTCGCGCCCTCACTCATCATCGAGGGCAGGAACATCTATGAGGTTGAATTTGGAGGAGGAGCGAAGAAGAAGCTCGACGAGATAAGGAACAAAGTAGTTCCAACCGTTGAAGGCCACCATCAGCTCAAAGCTAAGGACCCGGAGCTAGGCTTCGCTGTTGAGATAGCGGAGGGAATCTTAGCCAAGGTTCCGAGCCAGCGGATGAAGGTCAATCAGGGCTTCTGGGAGGCATTAATAGAGAACAAGGGACCAAGAAAGGGCTGGCTCTTCAGCCTCGACCACGTTAAACCAGATGGCCAGAGGATAAGGATTGGACCGGGAGAAGTCGTTGAGGTCAGCCACAACCCGCTCAAGGTGACCATAAAGAGGCACCTTAAGCCCGGCAAGTTCTACGACGGCCTCGACCTGCCAATAGAGTCCGGTGACTACGCAATAACCGAGATTGAGGCCGGCAAATGGTGGTTCGTGCACCGCTACTATAATAAAAACGGCAACCTGAAGGGCGAGTACTATAACATCAACACCCCGGTTGAGATTTACCCTGACGGTGCCAGATACGTTGACCTTGAAGTTGACATCGTTAAGTGGCCCGACGGGACGAAGGAGATAATCGACAAGGAGAAGCTGGCTGAACACTACGAGGAAGGCATAATAAGTGAGAAGCTCTACAAGGCCGTCCTCAGAATTACACAGGAAGTTTACGAGAGGATTTAATTGGCCTGCAAACCTAAAATTTTTTAACCTTTTTCGTTCTGTTAAGCTTTGGTGTTTACAATGAAGAGCTTTCTCACAGAGCAACAAATCAAGATTCTCCGCCTTCGCGCTAAGGGCCTCAAGCAGAGCGAGATTGCTGAGCTCCTAGGCACGAGCAGGGCCAACGTTAGCATACTTGAGAGGAGAGCCCTTGAGAAGATTGAAAAGGCCCGAAACACCCTTCTCATCTGGGAACAGATTAACTCAAAGGTAAGTGTTGAGGTTAAACGTGGTGATGACATCTTTAAGGTTCCAGATAGGCTCTTCAGCAGGGCCGATGAACTCGGCGTTAAAGTGCCCTACAGCACAGCCGAGATAATAGCCTTCCTCGTCGAGCACGCCCCCGTCGATGACAGGCTGGCTAGGAGGGACTTCACGCTCTTTTTAGACGCCAATGACCGCCTCCGCGTGAGCGAGTGCATCTTAGATGACTTCGACGAGATACGGAGGAAGGACGGCGGTAAAGACCCCGTTAAGGGCCATGATAGGACCGCTCACGGTTCCGGCTAACCCGTCCTCAGTTATTACCCCGGCAGTTCCAAAACCAGGGCTGAAACTCCAGTCGCCAAACCCCATATTCTATCCTCAACCCAGAACAGGTTCAGGAGTTCCAGTACAAAGGCGATGCCGGGCAGTTCAGTTGCATAAACGAACAAGCCATTGAGGGCAACTCACAAGCTCTCCAATCGCGGTAGAAGATGAGCATTAAAGGCAGTGTAGGCAACTACGAACATAAGAGGAGAGAAAAGAAAGAGATTTCATGCGAGGACGTTGTTCCAGCTCATGCTCTTATCAATGAGCTCCTCAACGGTCAGGGTTTCCTCCCCAACAATCTTTGGGTTGAGCTCCTTTAGGGTTTCAAGGATTTTTTCCCTTGTCAAGACTTCCTCATCGAAGACAACAAAACCCCTGCCTGTGTAGCTGTTCAGGAAAGCCCTCCACACGGCCTCACTGGTTAAGAGCTCGTACTGTTTGGTGGTTGTCAGTTCCCAGTTACCTTTATCGAACTCCAGCTCAATCCTTGTGAGTTTCTTCTCGGGTTTAACGGCCATTTCTATCACCTCACGCCTTCGTCTTTATCGTTCCAAAGTAGTCCTCGATGTCAATGTACGTCTTCCTGTAGAGCTCGCTCTTCTTCATCTTCTCGACGAACTCCTTCGAGCGGAAGTACTTGTCGCTCCAATAGTCCCAGTCCGGGTGGAGTTTCTTCCACTCATCCCAGCTGTAGCTGAACTGGGCCTGAACCTTGTCCCTGTAGAGTTCAGGAATCACGTTGAAGGTACAGAAGGGCACAACCCTTCCGTCGGGCATCGCGTAGTGGATTACACAGCGCTCCACCCTTTCTACATCATAGTTGTACTCGTCCATGAAGTGCATCATTCCGATAAAGAGTGCGTTCTCGTGGAACTTGCCGAGGGCGTCGTAGTTGCCGTGCATGAAGGCGTTCTTTATGAGGTCGAGAACCTTGAGGCCCTTCGGCGCGTATTTATCGTCGTAGAAGCTCCTGAACTTGAGGAATATCTCGGCACCAAGTTTGAGCTTCTGGAGCTTGCCGAGCTTCTTCCACTGCTCTATCTCTTCCGCCTTCTCCTCGAGGTACTCAACGAAGCCCTCCACATCCAAGAACCGGCTTATCGGGATAACCCTCTTGTGTTCCCTGTCGAGGAAGACGTACGTTGCCGCGCCACAGCAGTAGTGGCTCGTCATGTAGTAGCGCGAACCGGTGAAGGCCTCAAAGAAGCGAGCTATGTGGCCCGCTATCGGAATCGGGTACCAGTCGTCTATCTCTATGACGCCGTTGGTCTGTTCCTCAATCCTCTTTATAGCCCCCGGAATCGTTATCCTAAAGCGCTGGCGCTCCTTTTTAGGAACCCTACCAACGAGGGAAATGGGCTGGAAGTTAACGCCTCTGACGATGTCGAGGTGGTTCAGACCGAAGTTGATTATCGCCCCAAGCTCGTGGTCGTTGACGTTCCTTATGGTAGTCGGAACCAGAACTATTCCCGGTCCACCCGCCTTCCTCACGTTCTCGAAGATGAGTGGGACTTCCCAGTGGTTCTTCCAGTTGGTCTGTGGAGTCATTCCGTCGTAGCTCATGTAAAGGGTATTAGTGCCGGCTTCGCGGATTTTCTTCACGAGTTCGGGGTCGAAGGCGAGCTTTATTCCATCGGTGTTGAGCTGAACGTGGTCGTAGCCTTCTTCCTTCGCGATTTTGAGTATCTCGATGAGGTCGTCTCTAAGCGTCGGCTCACCGCCGGTGAACTGAACGGCGTTGGCACCAACGGGATACTGCTTCTTGGCGTTGCGGAGCATCATCCTAATCTGTTCAAGAGTGGGTTCGTAAATCGGCTGGCCCTCCTTGGCGTAGAAGAAGCAGTACCAGCAGGAGAGATTACAACGGTTGGTGAGCACTATGTTGAGCAGACTCGTATGGGAACGGTGCCTCGCACAGAGGCCACAGTCCAGGGGACAGTTAACACCGGTGTTCTCAACGTTCACGCTCTTGAGCTTGAAATCGTACTTCCAGCGCTGGAAGCGATAGTACTGCTCAACGCTCTCGTAGTAGAGGTCGGTTATCATTCCCTCTGGACAGCGTTTGGTTATCCAGACTTTACCGTCACTCTCCCATACCAGAGCGGGAACAACGCGCCTCGTCTCAGGACAGAGTGAGTAAGTCCTGTGGGGAAGTGGCCCACCGTAAACCCTGCTCGCGTTTTTGAGCATGTTTTCAAACTCTTCTTCACTTATTTCAGGGAACTCCACTATATCCCTAACCCTTCTCGTGAGCTGTTCAAACTCCTTTTCGCCGCTCGGTACCTCACCAACATTCTCAGCCATAGTTCATCACCGCTACCCCTAATCCAACGGGAAGGTATAAAAGCTTTTGCGTAAATATGAAGATTTCCCTGCATGGGTATGACACAAATTTGGGCAATCGGGCTAAGGTTAAAAGCACTTTTTCGGAAGCCATTGGGGTGGTTGAATGCCGGCTCGCGAGATGAGGATGGAAATGTTGGTTAGGGCCCTGCTTAGGAGGGACTTCAGCAGGGCAAAAGGCCATCTGGAAAAGCTAATCAAAATAGCGGGCAACAATGAGTGGGGCAGAGGCTACGCGAAGGCCGTCGAGGGCATAATGAACGCTCTCAAGGATAACGACACAGATTCCCTCATTGTCCAGCTGGTTTCCAGCAACAACAGGGAGAAGGCTAAAGAGTTGCTCGAGACCTACTCAAAGCTCGCCGCCCAGGATTTTCGCGACGACTACGAGAGGGGTTATTACACGGCCTGGAGTGAGTTCCTCAAAGCTTACCTCGGCCAAAAGACCCTCGCGTGATGCCTATGGGCAAGGAAGACATCATGCGTAAGCTCGAAGAGAAGATTCGCAACTGCCAGAAATGTCCCCTCGGCAAGTTAAGAACCAATGCCGTCCCGGGGGCGGGAAGCTACGACGCCAAGGTGATGTTCGTTGGAGAGGCCCCAGGTTATTGGGAGGACCAGAAGGGTTTGCCTTTCGTTGGTAGAGCCGGTAAGGTTCTCGACGAGCTCTTGGAGATGATAGGCCTCAGCAGGGAGGAGGTTTACATAACTAACGTAGTCAAATGCCGTCCTCCCGAAAACCGTGACCCAACGGAAGAAGAAATCAAGGCCTGCGCGCCCTATCTCGACAGACAGATTGACATAATTCAGCCAAGGGTAATCGTCCCCCTCGGGAGGTACTCGATGAGCTACATACTGCAGAAGTTTGGCTTCAAGCCAGAACCGATAAGCAAAATCCACGGGAGGACCTTTGAAGCAAGAACCCTCTTCGGGAAAATCATCATAATGCCAATGTATCATCCCGCAGCTGCCCTCTACAGGCCTCAGATAAGGGAAGAACTCGAGAAGGGTTTCGTCAAACTGGCAAAAATTCTCAAGGAAATCAGTTGAGATGCCCTTCACCTTTCTGTAAATTTTAGGGGTCGCTGGCGTTACGATTTTTAGTTTTATCTCTTTTGCACGACCCACACCGGAACGTTTTTGAGAAAGATTTTTATTGGTTCAATGTTCTATAATATACTCAGGCACACCCATACGAACGTTAAGGCAAGGAACAGCTCGGTGATGTTCGCGGATTTTTGAGGGAATTCGGCTGGACACCACAAATTGACAAAAAATTTCGAGAAAGTATTATATATACGGAATGAATTTCGGGTTTGAATTTCCGGAGGTGAAAATTATGGCAGACTTTGGTGTGTTGTCCCTGCTTCCACCACTGGTGGCAATTATTCTGGCCATGTGGACCAAGAGGGTCATTCTGGCGCTGTTTGCAGGGGTTTGGATTGGAGGCGTTATGGTTTCAGGTTGGAACCCAATAACTGGAACCACCCAGACCATTGATTGGCTCGTTAAAAACGCCAGTGATAGCTGGAACGTTAAAATACTGCTCTTCGACTTCCTTATTGGAGCTGGAGTTGGGCTGATATATAAATCCGGAGGGGCTTTCGCCGTGGGTCGAGCCCTAGCGAGTAGGGTTCGTTCCAGCAGGGGCGCCTCCGTGATGGGATGGCTATTAGGCGTGCTTATATTCTTCGATGACTACACCAACACCATAATAGTTGGAAACACCATGAGGCCAATAACCGATAGGACGAGGGTTTCTAGGGAAATGCTGGCCTATATAGACGATTCTACAGCCGCACCGGTTGCAGGTATAGCTGTGGTTTCAACATGGATTGGGTACGAAGTTGGTCTCATTGGGGACGCATTCAGCAAGCTCAAGGTTGACCTTACCTCTGTAGGGGGGCCATATGGAGCCTGGGCACACAGCGTCCCCTACAGGTTCTACTCGATTCTCGCAATACTCCTCGTGTTTCTTGTGGCATACTTCCACAGGCACTACGGCCCAATGCTCCACGCCGAGATGCGCGCCAGGACAACTGGAAAAGTTCTCCGCGATGGTGCGAAACCACTCATGACAACCGAGGTCGACCTCGGTGTGCCGAAAGAGGGAGGCAGCGTCCACCTCTTCGTATGGCCCATACTAACGCTAATATTTGTCACACTCTATGGAATGTGGTATACAGGAGGTGGAAGCGAGGCCTTCGCCAAAGGGGGTTTAAGGGAGGTTCTTGGAAACGCTGATTCTGCAATGGCACTCCTCTGGGGAAGCTTTGCCATGGTTGTCGTTGCATTCGCTCTGGTTCTCGCCACAAAACAGATGACAATCGAGGAAGCGGAGGACGCCATGGTCAGGGGTATGAAGCAGATGGTAATAGCAAACACAATCCTACTGCTCGCGTGGAGTATCAAGAGCGCCACCGATGCAGTTGGAACAGCTCCGTATATAGTCGAACTTGCAAAAAGCGCAGGAATAAGCGGTGGCTGGATTCCACTGATAGTGTTCATCATCTCAATGTTCATATCCTTCACAACGGGAACCAGCTGGGGAACCTTCAGCATAATGCTACCAATAGCCATACCCCTCGCTTATGGCATCACCGGTAACCTTGGACCAGAGGTCTTCGCAAGCATAGGCGCCGTCTTTGCAGGAGGTATCTTCGGAGACCACTGCTCCCCAATAAGTGATACAACTATCATGAGCTCGATGTTCAGCGGTTCGGACCACATAGACCACGTTACGACCCAGATACCCTACGCGGTAACGGCATCAAGTGTTGGCCTCATCCTTTACCTGCTCTTCGGTCTCGGCATCAGGAACTGGGCAATCCTCCTACCCATTGGCATAGTGCTCCTAGTGATTGCCTGGTATGTCCTTAGTGAGTGGTACGGAAAGAAGTACGGCATCCCCCACGGAAAAGTACCGGTTTATGTGGCTGAGGATTGAGTTTTTCATTTTTTCTAAATCCTTTTAAGAGTCCTCTCGCACTCTTTCTGGTGGTTCAGATGCTCATCAGGTCATTTATTCCAGCCCACATAACAGCATTCTTCGTTCCTGTACTCAGTGAAGACCCCCTCAAAACCGGCTCTCTCGGAGCGGGAATCAACCTCGACAAGGGAACCAACGTTTTTGCCAGCATCGAGACCGGAACCCTTGAAAGGCACGTTCATATAGCCTTCAACGGCGAGCCTGTAAAGAGGAAAGAAGCCATAATCAGCTACTCCGTTGCCGAAAAGCTCGTTCCTGAAGATTTTATAGGCGAGGTTGAGATATGGCAGTATTTTGATTACCCAAACGGCTACGGCTTTGGAAACAGTGCCGGCGGAGCCTTAGGAACGGCCCTAGTTCTAAGCTACGCATTCGGCGGGACGTGGCTCAAGGCTTCTCAGCTTGCCCATAATGCCGAAGTGAAATACAAAGGGGGTCTCGGCGACGTTATAGGCCAGCTCGCCGGGGGGATAGAGGTTCGCGTTAAAGCCGGCGGCCCGGGAATAGGCGTTACTGACAACCTCTTCTTTGATGAGTACAAGGTTCTCCTCGTTCCTCTCGGGAGGCTCTCAACGAAGGAAATCCTCGACGGCGACGTTGTAAATGCAATAAAGGCCGAGGGAAGGAAAGCCCTTGAAAGCCTTCTCATGGAACCGAGACCGGAGCGTATGATGGTCCTCGCAAGGGAGTTCGCCGAAAGAACGGGTCTGTTAAGCGGTGAACTCCTTGAACTGGCGAGGGAGCTGGACAAGGTTCTGAAACTTCCGAGCTCGATGATAATGCTTGGGAAGGGACTCTTTGCCCTGGCGAGGGAAAAAGAACTAGAAAGTGCCAAAGTCCTCCTGTCGGACCTTGAGGTTCCATACGACGTCGCGGAAATCCACGAGGGGAAGCCGAAGGTTGGAAGGTGGCTGGGTTAATAGACCCGAATTCCTTCGGATAGAACCGTCCCGTG
Proteins encoded:
- a CDS encoding ribonuclease E/G; translation: MSTSTGLTVRIRGIYSTALTKLFLDRGFGISQPSNKIVERFGLEKTYDEFDVDIYDKKDRHGVVLVGNAVEEAKAVLEDELIDVFFRRLSYQLYGIYKGLVVKVDERYVYVDLGSAIGTLPKRELPNANEGDEVLVQVKKHNLLPHLSTTLTIPGDYAVLIPKPIGVQRHVKISRKIRDNQERERLRILGLSIDLGEWGILWRTAAAYKDWNTLRDEIVRLSKLADRLAKADTYFAPSLIIEGRNIYEVEFGGGAKKKLDEIRNKVVPTVEGHHQLKAKDPELGFAVEIAEGILAKVPSQRMKVNQGFWEALIENKGPRKGWLFSLDHVKPDGQRIRIGPGEVVEVSHNPLKVTIKRHLKPGKFYDGLDLPIESGDYAITEIEAGKWWFVHRYYNKNGNLKGEYYNINTPVEIYPDGARYVDLEVDIVKWPDGTKEIIDKEKLAEHYEEGIISEKLYKAVLRITQEVYERI
- a CDS encoding Tfx family DNA-binding protein, which gives rise to MKSFLTEQQIKILRLRAKGLKQSEIAELLGTSRANVSILERRALEKIEKARNTLLIWEQINSKVSVEVKRGDDIFKVPDRLFSRADELGVKVPYSTAEIIAFLVEHAPVDDRLARRDFTLFLDANDRLRVSECILDDFDEIRRKDGGKDPVKGHDRTAHGSG
- a CDS encoding DUF3213 domain-containing protein, with translation MAVKPEKKLTRIELEFDKGNWELTTTKQYELLTSEAVWRAFLNSYTGRGFVVFDEEVLTREKILETLKELNPKIVGEETLTVEELIDKSMSWNNVLA
- the tes gene encoding tetraether lipid synthase Tes; the protein is MAENVGEVPSGEKEFEQLTRRVRDIVEFPEISEEEFENMLKNASRVYGGPLPHRTYSLCPETRRVVPALVWESDGKVWITKRCPEGMITDLYYESVEQYYRFQRWKYDFKLKSVNVENTGVNCPLDCGLCARHRSHTSLLNIVLTNRCNLSCWYCFFYAKEGQPIYEPTLEQIRMMLRNAKKQYPVGANAVQFTGGEPTLRDDLIEILKIAKEEGYDHVQLNTDGIKLAFDPELVKKIREAGTNTLYMSYDGMTPQTNWKNHWEVPLIFENVRKAGGPGIVLVPTTIRNVNDHELGAIINFGLNHLDIVRGVNFQPISLVGRVPKKERQRFRITIPGAIKRIEEQTNGVIEIDDWYPIPIAGHIARFFEAFTGSRYYMTSHYCCGAATYVFLDREHKRVIPISRFLDVEGFVEYLEEKAEEIEQWKKLGKLQKLKLGAEIFLKFRSFYDDKYAPKGLKVLDLIKNAFMHGNYDALGKFHENALFIGMMHFMDEYNYDVERVERCVIHYAMPDGRVVPFCTFNVIPELYRDKVQAQFSYSWDEWKKLHPDWDYWSDKYFRSKEFVEKMKKSELYRKTYIDIEDYFGTIKTKA
- the udg gene encoding type-4 uracil-DNA glycosylase, whose amino-acid sequence is MGKEDIMRKLEEKIRNCQKCPLGKLRTNAVPGAGSYDAKVMFVGEAPGYWEDQKGLPFVGRAGKVLDELLEMIGLSREEVYITNVVKCRPPENRDPTEEEIKACAPYLDRQIDIIQPRVIVPLGRYSMSYILQKFGFKPEPISKIHGRTFEARTLFGKIIIMPMYHPAAALYRPQIREELEKGFVKLAKILKEIS
- a CDS encoding Na+/H+ antiporter NhaC family protein, whose translation is MADFGVLSLLPPLVAIILAMWTKRVILALFAGVWIGGVMVSGWNPITGTTQTIDWLVKNASDSWNVKILLFDFLIGAGVGLIYKSGGAFAVGRALASRVRSSRGASVMGWLLGVLIFFDDYTNTIIVGNTMRPITDRTRVSREMLAYIDDSTAAPVAGIAVVSTWIGYEVGLIGDAFSKLKVDLTSVGGPYGAWAHSVPYRFYSILAILLVFLVAYFHRHYGPMLHAEMRARTTGKVLRDGAKPLMTTEVDLGVPKEGGSVHLFVWPILTLIFVTLYGMWYTGGGSEAFAKGGLREVLGNADSAMALLWGSFAMVVVAFALVLATKQMTIEEAEDAMVRGMKQMVIANTILLLAWSIKSATDAVGTAPYIVELAKSAGISGGWIPLIVFIISMFISFTTGTSWGTFSIMLPIAIPLAYGITGNLGPEVFASIGAVFAGGIFGDHCSPISDTTIMSSMFSGSDHIDHVTTQIPYAVTASSVGLILYLLFGLGIRNWAILLPIGIVLLVIAWYVLSEWYGKKYGIPHGKVPVYVAED
- a CDS encoding pantoate kinase; this encodes MLIRSFIPAHITAFFVPVLSEDPLKTGSLGAGINLDKGTNVFASIETGTLERHVHIAFNGEPVKRKEAIISYSVAEKLVPEDFIGEVEIWQYFDYPNGYGFGNSAGGALGTALVLSYAFGGTWLKASQLAHNAEVKYKGGLGDVIGQLAGGIEVRVKAGGPGIGVTDNLFFDEYKVLLVPLGRLSTKEILDGDVVNAIKAEGRKALESLLMEPRPERMMVLAREFAERTGLLSGELLELARELDKVLKLPSSMIMLGKGLFALAREKELESAKVLLSDLEVPYDVAEIHEGKPKVGRWLG